The following proteins are encoded in a genomic region of Puniceicoccus vermicola:
- a CDS encoding glycosyltransferase translates to MKVLVIGKVWPEPRSSAAGARTLGLIEAFLEAGWSVTFATSAQPNEHSVDLVEKGVSTAKIQVNDDAFDEWAQALAPDFVVFDRYMTEEQFGWRIEKACPEALRVLDTIDLHCLREAREQQLKEGGALNLFNDVALREIAAIFRSDLSLMISEFEIECLQSVFQVPATQLSYLPLMLEAPVPSTSTYEDRKDFVMIGNYLHAPNWDAVRWCCAEIWPILRQQLPDAALHLYGSYEPGKARQLENPAKGIHFCGRAGDALHTLERYRVNLAPLRFGAGQKGKVADGFCSGTPTVVTPIAAESMNGPIDWGCPIQADAPGFAQTAVEVYTHPERWERVQRQGYRIVEERFLAQNWKPRLIQQIESLDAESRQNHFIGRMLRHHRHRSTEFMSRWIEAKNRLSDGA, encoded by the coding sequence CATCGGTAAAGTTTGGCCGGAGCCTCGCTCGAGTGCGGCGGGCGCGCGGACTTTGGGGCTGATCGAGGCTTTTTTGGAGGCCGGGTGGTCGGTGACTTTTGCGACGTCGGCGCAGCCGAACGAGCATTCCGTCGATTTGGTGGAAAAGGGGGTGTCGACCGCGAAAATTCAGGTCAATGACGACGCTTTCGATGAGTGGGCCCAAGCGCTGGCGCCCGACTTCGTGGTGTTCGACCGCTATATGACGGAGGAGCAGTTCGGCTGGCGGATTGAAAAAGCCTGTCCGGAGGCGTTGCGCGTTCTCGATACCATCGATCTCCATTGCTTACGGGAAGCCCGGGAGCAGCAGTTGAAGGAGGGTGGGGCCCTGAATCTTTTCAATGACGTGGCACTCCGCGAGATTGCCGCGATCTTTCGCTCGGATCTGAGCCTGATGATTTCCGAGTTCGAGATCGAATGCCTGCAATCGGTCTTTCAAGTGCCCGCCACGCAGCTGAGTTATCTGCCTCTGATGTTGGAGGCGCCGGTTCCCTCGACGTCCACCTACGAGGACCGGAAAGATTTTGTCATGATCGGCAATTACCTCCATGCCCCCAACTGGGATGCCGTTCGCTGGTGCTGTGCCGAAATCTGGCCGATCCTTCGTCAGCAATTGCCCGACGCAGCCCTCCACCTCTACGGCTCCTATGAGCCGGGTAAGGCACGCCAACTGGAGAACCCCGCGAAGGGGATTCACTTTTGCGGTCGGGCCGGGGATGCGTTGCATACGCTCGAACGCTACCGGGTGAATTTAGCGCCCCTCCGTTTTGGGGCCGGGCAGAAGGGGAAGGTCGCGGACGGCTTTTGTTCCGGCACGCCGACGGTGGTGACACCGATTGCGGCCGAATCGATGAACGGCCCAATTGACTGGGGCTGCCCGATCCAAGCGGATGCGCCCGGTTTTGCCCAAACCGCAGTAGAGGTCTACACCCATCCGGAGAGATGGGAAAGGGTGCAGCGGCAGGGCTATCGGATTGTTGAAGAGCGTTTCCTGGCCCAGAATTGGAAGCCTAGGCTGATCCAGCAAATAGAATCCCTGGACGCCGAAAGC